In Triticum aestivum cultivar Chinese Spring chromosome 5B, IWGSC CS RefSeq v2.1, whole genome shotgun sequence, the following proteins share a genomic window:
- the LOC123112850 gene encoding uncharacterized protein isoform X1, whose translation MMLMALRLRPPTIPPALRPAEAAARKVLLRLHPTEEAEQCRHRVQIEAGSFFLRVLLFGRHVGSMPSRRPIASTPPPAALEFTLSADNYRLMEEVCFGAKRKCVVDVSSWSVLSWEDPSIYSFLYFITVKMAVLASVASSFRFLLTGVTNG comes from the exons ATGATGCTGATGGCGCTGCGTCTGCGGCCCCCGACCATCCCGCCGGCGCTACGGCCCGCGGAGGCGGCCGCCCGCAAGGTGTTGCTACGACTACACCCAACGGAGGAGGCAGAGCAGTGCCGGCACAGGGTCCAGATCGAGGCGGGGTCCTTCTTCCTCCGTGTGCTTCTGTTCGGACGCCAT GTCGGTTCTATGCCTTCGAGAAGGCCCATCGCCTCGACCCCACCTCCAGCGGCGCTGGAGTTCACCTTGTCGGCCGACAACTACAGGCTCATGGAGGAGGTCTGCTTCGGTGCAAAGAGAAAATGTGTTGTGGATGTGTCCAGCTGGTCTGTGTTAAGCTGGGAAGATCCATCCATTTATAGCTTTTTATATTTTATTACAGTGAAAATGGCAGTACTAGCTTCAGTAGCATCAAGCTTTAGGTTTCTTCTTACTGGAGTTACCAATGGCTGA
- the LOC123112850 gene encoding uncharacterized protein isoform X2: MMLMALRLRPPTIPPALRPAEAAARKVLLRLHPTEEAEQCRHRVQIEAGSFFLRVLLFGRHVGSMPSRRPIASTPPPAALEFTLSADNYRLMEEVCFGAKRKCVVDVSS; encoded by the exons ATGATGCTGATGGCGCTGCGTCTGCGGCCCCCGACCATCCCGCCGGCGCTACGGCCCGCGGAGGCGGCCGCCCGCAAGGTGTTGCTACGACTACACCCAACGGAGGAGGCAGAGCAGTGCCGGCACAGGGTCCAGATCGAGGCGGGGTCCTTCTTCCTCCGTGTGCTTCTGTTCGGACGCCAT GTCGGTTCTATGCCTTCGAGAAGGCCCATCGCCTCGACCCCACCTCCAGCGGCGCTGGAGTTCACCTTGTCGGCCGACAACTACAGGCTCATGGAGGAGGTCTGCTTCGGTGCAAAGAGAAAATGTGTTGTGGATGTGTCCAGCTG A